Genomic window (Desulforhopalus sp.):
GATTCTGCCCTCGGCAAGGGCACGATCGCAGAATGTTGAGATGCTGCAAGCCGGTTTGTCGTCCAGCCCCGGCGACAAGGTAGTGACCCAGCTGGTACCGCTGAAACACAGTTCTCCCGAGGACTTGAAGAAAATCCTCACCCCCCTCGTTTCGCAAAGCTCCGTTATCATCTCCCACGGACCATCGGGGATGTTGATTATCACCGAGACCCTGTCAAATATCCAAAAGCTGCTGGGCATAATCGAGGCCCTGGACATCCAGTCGCGGGAGGATGAGGTCGCGGTAATCCCTTTGAAAAACGGTTCGGCCGAGGCGCTTGGCAAGATCTTTACCACCATCTACCAGCGGGATGGGATGCAGAAAAAGGCCGGAGAAGAGGGCCTTGCCACCGGCACCATCAAGGTGGTCCCCTATGACCGGGTGAACGGCCTGATCGTTATGGCGAGTGCCAGGGATATGGCGCGGATTCGCAGCCTTATCGCCACCCTTGATAAAGAGGTCGCCCGGCCGGAAGGCAATATCCATGTGTATTATTTACAGAATGCCACCGCGGTTGAACTGGCGAAGGTGCTCGGCACCCTGCCGGAAAAGCAGGGGGGTGACGATCCGGGCAAGACCAAGGCCGCGGCCATCTCCAAAGATGTGCGGATCCTCGCCGACGAGGAAACCAACTCCCTGGTTATCACCGCCGCTAAAGATGAATACGCGGTACTCGAAGATGTCATCAAAAAACTCGATATCCCGAGGCGCATGGTGTATCTGGAGGCCCTTATCCTTGAAGTCGACGCCGACAAATCCTTCGATGTCGGGGTGCAGTGGGCGGCGGGTGGGACCTTCTCCGCCGATACCGGGGCTCTGGTCGGCGGATTTGCCGGAGAGGCAGGCTATGATATGCTCGGCGGGATCAACAGCGAGGAGCCGAAGTTGCCGGCAGGCTTTTCCTTAGGGGTGTTGAAGCAGGGAATCAGGATCGGCAATGTCACCTTCCCAAATATCGCTGCCATCCTTCGCGCCTATAAGACGGATACTGACATCAATATCATTTCCACCCCGCAGATCCTTACCACCGACAACAAAAAGGCCGAGATCTCGGTTGGTGAAAATGTGCCATATATCACCAGCCGCAACACCACCGCCAGTGAGCAGGATTACACCCAGTACGAATATAAGGATGTGGCGACGAAACTGTCGATCATCCCCCATATCAACCAGGCGGGCAGTCTGCGTCTGGAGATTGCCACAGAGGTGGTGCGGATCAAGGAAAACAACGCCGACACCCCGACGAC
Coding sequences:
- the gspD gene encoding type II secretion system secretin GspD codes for the protein MSRLQGIFIGMITIGLGLGGTNTPFAEDLPRPLSASVLEKDRNQDTAKGRSIVIDFDNVDIHIFIKYISEISGKNFVVDKAVQGNVTIISPTRISVQEAYKVFESVLEVHGFTAVETGSITKILPSARARSQNVEMLQAGLSSSPGDKVVTQLVPLKHSSPEDLKKILTPLVSQSSVIISHGPSGMLIITETLSNIQKLLGIIEALDIQSREDEVAVIPLKNGSAEALGKIFTTIYQRDGMQKKAGEEGLATGTIKVVPYDRVNGLIVMASARDMARIRSLIATLDKEVARPEGNIHVYYLQNATAVELAKVLGTLPEKQGGDDPGKTKAAAISKDVRILADEETNSLVITAAKDEYAVLEDVIKKLDIPRRMVYLEALILEVDADKSFDVGVQWAAGGTFSADTGALVGGFAGEAGYDMLGGINSEEPKLPAGFSLGVLKQGIRIGNVTFPNIAAILRAYKTDTDINIISTPQILTTDNKKAEISVGENVPYITSRNTTASEQDYTQYEYKDVATKLSIIPHINQAGSLRLEIATEVVRIKENNADTPTTYKRTANTTVVLNDKDTVVIGGIIGHDSTENEWKIPVLGDIPVLGWLFKTHSTTNAKTNMFIFITPRIVRNPSELAAVTAAKQEVMGGAMTDASQKDKAQQINQLLAEAYENLQAGKLEEAKGLLQKVLDIDPQNPFALMNMAVISEKEGKTQQALALYRAVIAQGSAAVAGTSSDSGKRGASLLEIAREGIERLEKNGVSQ